The Rhinolophus sinicus isolate RSC01 linkage group LG15, ASM3656204v1, whole genome shotgun sequence region GTTGTGACAAAACGGAGGGTCATAGGATCTGGGGGGGGGAGGCTCCAGGATACCTGAGAAGCTCATCAGTCTTGCCCTTACCCCGTGTTAAcacccacttcccacccccaccccccaccccaaatggcCAGGTCctgggacagaggaaggaggaagaacaaAAGGGAAGGAAGGCTGGTGGGACCTGGGGCTGGTAGGAAGGATCTGAGCCAGCAccgggctggggctgggctgggctgggctgggctgggctgggtgccAGTCCTCACAGAGTGGGGTCAGGTGAAATGTGGCATGGGGTGATCAGCAGGCCAGGCCTCCTCACAGTAACTGCGGGTCTCTCTCTGAGCACTGAGCACTTTGGCAAACACCTCCCTCAGCCCAGTCCCGGCCCCTCTAAGAGTCAGGAATGGGACACTAGACGGGtacagtgagagaaagaaaaccttGCCAGAGCAGCCCTCAGTGTTCAGTTCCTTTCTCTATAGGCCCCCATTCCTGGGGAGTTTGGGTGGTACCCCAGGAGCTGGATCTTAGACACATCCGCTACAGGCTCTCACTGGCAAATGATAAGGGGGGGGGGCACAGAGGACCTCCAAGGTCCATCCTGGGGACtctgtctcatttccttttggtGACCCCTGGGTGTGTCCTATGCATCCTGAGGCTGGTGGGCAGCCGAGCTTGCACACAGCTGAGAGCTGCCCTCCAGGGAGGCTGTCTGGCCCACTGCGGACTCCACGACCCACCCACCGTGTGCTCGTGTGGGTGCTCGCACATGGGATCTGCGTGTCCAGAGGGCTGATGTCTTCGAGCTCTTGAAATCCCCTCTTAGCTTTTCCACCACCCCCAGGAGGGGCCGGAATAGCTGCCCCTTCCTCAGGAaccttcctccagctcctcaaGAGTGACTCTTgctcttttccccccaaaatctgtTTCTAAGTTGGAATCAGGGCATATCAATATGGAGCTGGGTAGATCCCAGGCTTGGGGGAAGCAGAAGGGAGAGTGTGGGGGAGAAAGAGGAGCCAGAGATGGGGAGACAGGCGTGCACTTCATCTGTCCTTTCCATGAGGTCTCACACCATCTTCAAATAAGACTGTCCTGCCCTGTCCTAGATTTGACCGCTTCTCTCAGCCACGGACAGGGGTTGGAGGTGAGTGTAGTCTGGGTCCCCTCTGCCACcacccccagggcccagcacGTGTGGGAAGTAAGTACAGATCTGTAGCTACAATCAGTTACCGGCTTATGGGCTTGGGGACACTACTGTGCAGGAATGGTGTGTGCACCTGTCTGTGGGTGTGTGAATAACACTGTCACTGTGTACGTGGGTTCCTCCAGGCCATGCGGTGCCTGCATGACCCCTGAGCCAAAGACATGTGGCCTTTCCTCCCCAGGTTGTGGGTTCAGGGTGGGGCCTTGTCTCCTGTagcttctccccttccctcctgtgGGTGGTAGGGATGTATCCTAGGGGACTGCTTGCTCCTCCACTCACCTGTGCCTCACCTGGAAGCTCCCTGCTGGCCCACTCCCTAGGGGCAGGAAGGGCCTGCTGGGAACACTGGTCCTCTATTTTCTTGTCCTTCACACTGTTCTTCCAAGAGGCTTGAATTCTTTCAAGGGATTGAGCTGCAAAGAGGGCTCTGCTCCTCTTTGTCCCCTTCTgggctgagcctcagttttcccttctctAAATTGGGGAGCCACCCCGGAAGCTCCGCTTTGAAAAGctgttaaaatgtgtatccataaCGGCGGCGGCGGGTGGCTGGGGTCATTGATGAGGAAGGCATGACTGGCGGAGCTTGGAGTTctgaggccaggagaggaggGGGACAGAGGTACCCTCCTTCTGCATGTGGTTCCTAGTTCCTGGTGAGTCCGGAACCCAGAGCCAGgcagggctcagccagggctcagccagggcttcGCCCACCCAAGGCGCCCCTGGCTGAACGCATCCCGCCGGCCGCGGCCCCATTCGCAGCTGGGGAGGTGGCGCCGGAGCTCGGACCCTGGCCGAGCCCGCCCCTGCCCGGAGCCGCTGCCATCCTCCCTCCCCCGGGCCCGGTGGGGCTGGGGCGACACCTACCTCACCAGGATGGCCACCCCCACGTCCTCGCAGTTGGCATAGAGCCGGGCCCACGTCGCCTGCACCGCCTTCCTCTCCGCCTCGGACAGCTCCTCGCTCCGCTCCCTGCGCTCAATCTCCATCTCGCccggcactttctccatgagcagcacCAAGCCCAGCCCGGCTTCGCTCGGCAGCGGCGGAGAGCGGAGCGCTGGGCGCCGGGAGCCGGGGCGGCTGCGTGtgcggcgggcgggcgggcgggagggCGAGGGGTAGAGCGCGCCGGAGGGAGGGAGCGTGTCTGTCTGTGTGCGccgggtgtgtgtttgtgtgtgtgtgtgtgtgtgtgtgtgtgtgtgcgcgcctgTCTGCGCGCAGAATATATGTGCAGGGGGCGGGGGACCGCGAGCGGGGGGCGGGGATGTGGTCTgatggaaaaatgttaaaaaaaacaaatccgCTCCAAACCCCCAACCCGGTGTCCGTGAGCCAATTCCTGCAAGGTgaaggcagggcagggtggggacaaCGCGGCTGGCACTAGCCCGCGCGACCTCAAGGACCCCACGGAGTTTGACcgcggggcggggctggggcgTGGGTGTGGCGGCTGTGCTGGGGGGTCCCGGGAGGAGGGGCGGTCACGCGACGCGGGGCGGTGCGGGTCACACAGGAGTGCACCCAGGCGGGTGCAAGTCTGGGGGCACCGCGTCTCGGTTCACGCTGCGAGCGATATTGGGACGCGTGCGTGTGTGCACCCTTCACGCGGCGGGGAACTGACTCAAAGTCATACACTCCCAGGCATTAGCGGTGTGGCCGCCGGCCGGAGCGGGTATACGCGAGCCCCTCTGGCGGCGCGGCGGTCCGAGCTGAGCTCCCGCTGGCTCCTGGCCTCTTCTGAACCAGCCGCTGGGTGCTGCGGCGCCTCTCCCGGAGTTCCGGACCCCCGGCTTTGGAAGGTTAGGACTAGGTCGTCTCCCAGCTGGAGTCTCCCCGCTCCAGTACCTTAGTGGAATCCACCGCTGCGAGGCTGGGGCACCGCTGTCAAACTTGGGCGCCAGAGGCCTGCGCTCCCTTTCCGGCCGACCAGCACCCCTAGCCCTTTGGTGCACACCCTCGGCGTGGGAAAGAAGTCCCTGGGTGTCTAAGTAATGACACAGACCGGCAACAACCAGGCGCTGCCCCGAATTCTGGCCTGGGGGGAGCGCAGTCCGAAGGAGAGGCAGCAGGGCTGGGCAAAACAGACCTGGGAGGGCCAGGAAGTGTTGGGGAGGCCCAGGCTGGTGGCCCTCAGCCACCAAGGCCCCTGTTAGGGAGGGGTCTTGTCTTGGTGGCTCTGCTCTGGGAGATGTGAGTATACTATTGGATCAGAGGTGGGGACCGCACCTCTGAGAGCCACCGGTTCCCACCCTGCAAGCAAGTGCTCAGTCTGACTCCCAGGGCAAGCCTGATGCCAGGTCCCGCTGCAGCGTCTGAAACAGTGGCACATTGCAGGTATGTCCACCTCTCCCTAGGGCTTCCTTGCTCAAGCCTTTGTGTCCCACTGCTCAAGTAGCGCAAGAGGTTGGCTCTTCTCTTTAGCTTTGGTTTATGTGTTTACTTAAAAATCCGTATTTCAGAATCGAGAAGCCAGGCGCAGCCCAAGCTCTGGCCCTCCTTGAGGCTCAGGATTCAGGTGCCTTACTGGCCTCCATCTTGGCCGAGAGAAGGAAAATCTAGCCTTCTTTTGGGGCATTGGAGGGGGATGAAGGAGAGAGGGTGGATTCAATTCCTGGCATCGCTCTCAGACCCACGTCCTCACTTTGGTGCCCCTTGCCATTGCCTCGGTGCTCTGCCTGGGCTGAGTCTGAGCATTGCACCGGGCCACCTCACTAAACTCTTCTGATAGTTTCCCAAAACCTGGAAGGTGGCCTTCCACATGGCTGCCCAAGAAGTTCCACCAGGACGTGCAAGTAGAagaaatcttttctctctttatttctatctCATCCTTTACAAGTTCTACATACGTCTATGGTACAGGATTGTATTTGCACAGTAGCAGAGTATATGTGTATAAGCCGATGCATCGATCTACTTTGTGAGTGCACACTGAAGTTCTGCCTCTTACTGAAGAGGGGAGTTGATCAGAAACGTTTGCAGAGGGCTGACCGGAGGGGAGAACTGAACCACTTAACCCGCCCCTCACTCCCTGGCGCCCTTGTCTTCCGGGCTTCACTATTCCTCCCCTCCTGATGCCTCACCTGTGACATCGTTGCCCTGCTGCCACTCAACTTCCAGCTGCTGGAACATGCCCTGCGCTTTGGCTTTTGTGGTCTGCAGCCCTGGCAGAGTCTGTCTGAGGGCCCATCCTTCCTTGAGCACCTGGCAATGCAGATGCCCCCAGCTCCCCTTTGAAGCTTCCCCTGATGCTTGCAAGTCCCAAAGTGTCCTGTAGGTACCTTTAACGGCCTAAGTCACTCTACTGTGGTCATTGTTGAACTTGCCAGTGTGTTTGTCTGGACTATACACCCCATGAGGCCAGGCCCACGTCTTAGTCATATCTACATCCACAATATACAGGTCGATTTACCTGGCACTGAGGGACAAGCTGGGCCCAGTGAGGTTAATCGGTCATCTTCGCAAGGTCAGGTGTGCCGACCCCACTAATCGGCTTGAGCCTCCTAATCCAGCACCAGCAGGAAACTTCGGACACAGCAGTGGCTTGGGGAGCTGGCAGGGCCATCTTGGCCGTCCTCCGCAGACTCCGCCTGGGAGGGGATGGGGCAGCTGAGCCATGTGTACCACCCTCTTCCTGCTCAGCACCTTGGCTATGCTCTGTCGCCAACGATTCACCAACCGGGTCCAACCGTGAGGAACTGACGGGGccatgggctggggaggggggagaaactGCTTGGCTGGGCTACACAGAGCTGCCTGGCCCTCCAAGGAGGCTGAAGGGATTTGCAAGGAATCCCCAGAGGTGCCCCCTCAGAGTAGGGGCCTTGGAGCTCTTCAAAGACACTGGCCAATGTGACTAGGTCCTGCCCAGAAGCAGGAGAGGGAGTCTGGGGTCTGGCCCACAGCTCTTCCTGCCTGTTCTTCCCTCCCACAGAGAGCCCAGTGGAGTAGACGGGGCAGTTTTGGGCAGCACCTTGGAGACAGACTCCCAGCCCCCAGGCAGGTAAGGCAGAAGAgtctggggtggaggagggagagttCTGCCATGGAGGCTGCCCGTCCGGTCCCTGTCCACGCCTGGGGGTGTACGTGTGTGCGCACGCACTCTATTCTGGCACCTGGCCCCCCTGTTTCCTCTTTGCCTGGTGGGCAGGCTCAATGTCTGTTTTCGCCAGTTGGGGATGGGAGCTCCCAGCCTCTCCTGTGGACCAAAgctgctttgctttgctttgcttgtCCGAGAGTGCAGGGTGGTCCCCAGGGTCCTCTCTGCAGAAGGCTCTGGGGGAGTGGAGAGAGGGATGAGGCAGAAGCAGCTCTGCATGGCTTTGcttgccttcccttccccctccctctcccactgccTCCTCCCAGCCTCAGAGACTCCACTGCCTGAATGATTGGCTGTCCAGTCCCCAATAGAAGGCGCAGGAGCAGCATGACATCATCAGCACTGAGTATCATTGGCTGGGCAGCCCCTACGGGCAGGACGCTGTCTCCGGTGGACAGAAAGTTAACTCTTCCCTAGGCTGGTCATGTGGCCTGTACAAGGGGTAAAGTTTGGGGAACTTCCGGACTTTTCCTTCCCTGGGTGATCAATGTCCTTTGATGATAGGGCCTCCTATGcccaagaaaacattaaaaaatcaaccaacatttattaagaacATACTGTTGGAAATGTCCTTTGTGCCTATGGACCCACCTAGTGTGGGAGACCTCTCTGAAGAGTGACATTCTCGCCTGCAGAAGTGGCTACTAGCCCCTGGCTTCTCTCCTTCCTAGTGAAACAAAAAGCATGCATGTCTGTGCACCCCCATGTCTCTTTCAGGCTGTGGAACCTGCCTGCAAAGTGCCCCTGAGATGTGTGGAGACCAGCAAGCCGAGAAAACTTGAGCGTTTCTCTATGTCTTGGTCCCTGATTCTCCTAGGTCCCAAATGTCAGAAGGCACACCCGGAATTCCTAGGCATGGGTGGGAAACAAAGACATTTCTGTGAAACCCTCCCTTGACATCTAGGGTAGCTGATCTGATCACTATTACTGATGAAATGGGCTGACATATACAAAGTGACCATCGCTGGGCTTCACACACAGGAGACTGGCAAGTGCTGACTGGTCTTTACTGTTGAGTTTGGGTCTGGAGTTGGGCAcagtttaaatcctggctcttctCTTGCCAACTGAGAGACATTGGGCAAATTatgtaatctttttatttttgtgtaagcTGGGATTAATAACAGAGTGGTGAGGTTTCTGTGAGGTTTAATTAACTGTTAGGAAGCGCTTGGCACAgagtaactgctcaataaatgctcGCTATTCTCTTGTCGTTATCTTATACTGATCAGTGCTTTATGCTTCCCTAGAGCTTTCTCATCTATTAACTCACTTGGAAATCTCAGTAG contains the following coding sequences:
- the PRCD gene encoding photoreceptor disk component PRCD → MCTTLFLLSTLAMLCRQRFTNRVQPEPSGVDGAVLGSTLETDSQPPGREKEALK